A genomic stretch from Clostridiales bacterium includes:
- the yfcE gene encoding phosphodiesterase has translation MKIFFMADIHGSLYYAKKALENFENEDSDYIVILGDELYHGARNPLPVEYNPKEVTKLLNRYADKIIAVRGNCDSEIDEMVLDFPIMATYSMILYDNRRIFLTHGHIYNEDNLPKLKEGDIFIYGHTHIAKAEKIDNIFILNPGSVTFPKGNSSNSYGILEKDIFKIKDLNGNLLKEIALH, from the coding sequence ATGAAAATTTTTTTTATGGCCGATATACATGGTTCACTATATTATGCAAAAAAAGCATTGGAGAATTTCGAGAATGAGGATTCCGACTATATCGTGATACTGGGGGATGAGTTGTATCATGGCGCAAGAAATCCTCTGCCCGTTGAATATAACCCAAAGGAAGTAACAAAGTTGCTTAACAGATATGCGGATAAGATTATAGCTGTCAGAGGAAATTGTGACAGTGAAATCGATGAAATGGTTCTTGATTTTCCAATAATGGCCACCTATTCTATGATTTTATATGATAACAGGCGTATATTTCTGACGCATGGTCATATTTATAATGAAGATAATTTACCCAAACTAAAAGAGGGGGATATTTTTATATACGGACATACGCATATTGCCAAGGCCGAAAAGATTGATAATATCTTTATACTGAATCCTGGGTCAGTTACATTTCCAAAGGGGAATAGTTCAAATTCATATGGTATTTTAGAAAAAGACATTTTTAAAATAAAAGATCTGAACGGGAATCTATTGAAGGAGATTGCACTGCATTAA
- a CDS encoding MFS transporter — MQVKKFLGPYKDLPGSIYIIFFARIVNSMGNFVMPFLTIFLTDHEGYTKLEAGKFVMIAAMFYALGTIIGGKVCDHAGRKKMLIIFQGLSASILLLCAFKSLNKIIPYLLILAGFFVGAAGPPQTAMVTDLTDRENRKPSFSFLYLGNNIGFALGPMIAGFLYRRHLPFLFVADALTTIASLILVWLYVKETLPHGSDIKRDGKGMDYERAEVGSVFSAILKRPRLVTFSLIMIIYSLVYAQYTFSLPIQINEIFKYDGPKIFGILMTVNALTVVFITPFITNATLKYEPIFPILLGGIQYAIGFGMIYFIDTIPLFMISTVAWTAGEILNSTNTGVYIANNTPISHRGRFSAFLYIISGTGYAFGPYVTGWFIDVYGIKNVWIMCFLLSILSSSLIDGLIISSKRAEGHKKSA, encoded by the coding sequence ATGCAGGTTAAGAAATTTTTAGGCCCTTATAAGGACTTGCCAGGCAGCATATATATAATATTTTTTGCAAGGATCGTGAACAGCATGGGTAATTTTGTCATGCCTTTTCTGACTATATTTTTGACCGACCATGAGGGCTATACAAAGCTTGAGGCAGGAAAATTCGTAATGATTGCGGCGATGTTTTACGCTTTGGGAACGATAATCGGCGGAAAGGTATGCGATCATGCAGGCCGGAAAAAAATGCTCATAATTTTTCAGGGGCTTTCAGCCTCTATTCTTTTATTATGCGCGTTTAAAAGCCTGAATAAAATTATTCCATACCTTCTAATATTGGCGGGCTTTTTCGTGGGTGCCGCAGGCCCTCCGCAGACTGCGATGGTTACTGACCTTACAGACAGGGAAAATAGAAAACCTTCTTTTTCATTTTTATATCTTGGGAACAACATAGGTTTTGCCTTGGGGCCTATGATAGCAGGCTTCCTTTACAGAAGGCATCTTCCTTTTTTATTTGTGGCAGATGCTCTTACAACGATTGCATCGCTGATACTGGTTTGGCTGTATGTGAAAGAAACATTGCCCCACGGCAGCGATATAAAGAGGGATGGCAAAGGTATGGATTATGAGAGAGCCGAGGTGGGAAGCGTTTTCTCTGCAATCTTGAAACGTCCGAGACTTGTTACATTTTCACTAATAATGATAATCTACTCTCTTGTTTATGCACAATATACATTCAGTCTGCCCATACAGATAAATGAGATCTTTAAATACGACGGCCCCAAGATATTTGGCATACTCATGACTGTCAACGCTTTAACTGTAGTATTTATTACACCATTTATTACTAATGCCACCTTGAAGTATGAACCTATCTTTCCCATCCTTTTGGGAGGAATTCAATATGCGATAGGATTTGGCATGATATATTTTATCGATACGATACCGCTTTTTATGATTTCAACTGTTGCGTGGACTGCCGGGGAGATATTGAATTCTACAAATACCGGCGTGTATATTGCAAATAATACCCCCATATCTCACAGGGGAAGATTCAGTGCATTCCTCTATATTATTTCAGGCACGGGGTATGCTTTCGGACCATATGTCACCGGATGGTTTATAGATGTATATGGCATAAAAAATGTATGGATAATGTGTTTTTTGCTTTCAATTTTATCGTCATCGCTTATAGACGGCCTTATTATTTCATCAAAAAGGGCGGAAGGGCATAAAAAAAGCGCCTGA
- a CDS encoding AEC family transporter, which produces MIALHAIESILPIIVIISLGLFLTYKNWFSDETSRSISKLVVNVSLPALMISNIMGSFDKNKFIQMAGGFLVPFSSIAICYFIAMAASNILKIKKGRKGTFESMFFNSNTIFIGLPVNMALFGSKSIPYVLLYYIANTTFFWTLGVYKISLDVPGSNHEKIFSLKTLKRIVSPPLLGFITAIILILLNIKLPLFVMDSCKYLGNLTTPLSMIFIGISIYSVKFKDIKFDRDLAGILLGRFVISPLTIFLMAYFIPIPDLMKKVFIIQSAMPVMTNTPIVAKAYGADSRYAAVMVTVTTVLSMITIPVFMMLLK; this is translated from the coding sequence ATGATAGCACTGCATGCCATAGAAAGCATTCTCCCTATCATCGTAATAATATCCTTAGGACTTTTTTTGACTTATAAGAATTGGTTCAGCGATGAGACATCCAGAAGCATTTCAAAATTGGTGGTAAATGTTTCGCTTCCTGCTCTTATGATATCGAATATAATGGGAAGTTTCGATAAAAATAAATTTATACAGATGGCGGGCGGTTTTCTTGTCCCATTTTCATCCATTGCAATTTGCTATTTTATCGCCATGGCGGCGTCAAATATTTTAAAAATAAAAAAAGGCAGGAAGGGAACTTTTGAGTCTATGTTCTTTAACTCCAACACTATATTTATCGGCCTTCCTGTGAACATGGCGCTGTTCGGTTCAAAAAGCATACCATATGTGCTCTTGTATTACATAGCAAACACTACATTTTTCTGGACTCTCGGCGTATACAAAATAAGTCTGGACGTGCCCGGAAGCAACCATGAGAAAATATTCAGCCTTAAAACATTGAAAAGGATTGTATCTCCGCCGCTTTTAGGCTTTATAACAGCTATAATACTAATATTGCTTAATATAAAGCTGCCCTTGTTTGTCATGGATTCCTGCAAGTACCTTGGGAATCTTACGACACCTCTGTCCATGATCTTTATAGGTATCAGCATATATTCCGTAAAATTCAAGGATATAAAGTTTGACAGAGATTTAGCAGGCATCTTGCTGGGGAGATTTGTCATATCCCCTTTGACTATATTTTTAATGGCATATTTTATACCCATTCCCGACCTCATGAAAAAAGTATTCATAATCCAATCCGCCATGCCCGTTATGACAAACACTCCGATAGTCGCTAAAGCTTATGGAGCCGATAGCAGATATGCAGCCGTTATGGTCACGGTTACAACTGTTCTATCCATGATAACGATACCTGTTTTCATGATGCTTTTAAAATAA
- a CDS encoding Na+/H+ antiporter NhaC family protein, with protein MGTSWLSLIPFIIVIPISILTKQIQPGLFAALLVGSYIKTPDPLESIKTMLSYIVNNLVKQNNIRIILFLYMFAGLIGIIKMAGGIKGFVHLVNNRIKSKKGAMLLTWFSTIGTFSDPDFRIVTISPIMKALKRRLKMTSKEIGFAIEATSNPVVALIPVATAFVGYMVSIISIALRQNGIKEMAYAVYIRSIPFNFFSFALIAVGIYYSFFKHSKTSQAKWENEDSDVETGEGELEECYRAYEKDTPAKPWNLILPVSSILLLTLFLSWWDGHLKVNGFFNAFLNTDALGVMLEALLIGVIFTVLFFMLQGFKLSKLISHFLKGGNELMSVIIMLSLIWALSALTEDMGFSKYITNNVEGWIPHFFIAPVLFIIGSVISYFIGSSWGTWGMLMPLGITLAHKAGVNILPVIGAVFASGTFGAFASPLSDNTVTLCTMLDIPVMEYARWKLKPSLVAAGITVVLFTATAFFIR; from the coding sequence ATGGGAACTTCATGGCTGTCTTTAATACCATTTATAATAGTTATACCGATATCCATCCTCACAAAACAAATCCAACCAGGACTTTTTGCCGCTTTACTGGTAGGAAGCTATATCAAAACGCCGGATCCTTTAGAATCCATTAAAACAATGCTATCTTATATTGTAAACAATCTTGTCAAGCAGAATAATATACGCATTATATTGTTCCTTTATATGTTTGCAGGCTTAATAGGAATCATAAAAATGGCCGGCGGTATAAAAGGGTTCGTCCATCTGGTAAATAACAGAATAAAAAGCAAAAAAGGCGCGATGCTCCTCACATGGTTTTCAACTATAGGCACCTTTAGCGATCCGGACTTTCGCATAGTGACTATTTCACCTATCATGAAGGCGCTTAAAAGAAGATTGAAGATGACATCGAAAGAGATAGGCTTTGCAATTGAGGCGACATCGAATCCTGTTGTTGCGCTTATTCCTGTTGCAACTGCATTTGTAGGGTATATGGTTTCAATCATTTCAATTGCCCTCAGGCAAAATGGCATAAAGGAGATGGCTTATGCAGTTTATATAAGGAGCATTCCCTTTAATTTTTTTTCATTTGCATTGATAGCTGTCGGAATTTATTATAGCTTTTTTAAACATTCGAAAACTTCACAGGCTAAATGGGAGAATGAAGACAGCGATGTAGAAACAGGTGAAGGAGAACTTGAAGAGTGCTACAGGGCTTACGAAAAGGATACGCCTGCAAAACCGTGGAATCTTATACTTCCTGTATCATCAATTTTGCTGCTCACTTTATTTTTAAGCTGGTGGGACGGACATTTAAAGGTTAATGGATTCTTCAATGCATTTTTAAACACCGATGCGCTTGGGGTGATGTTGGAGGCCCTGCTCATCGGAGTGATATTTACCGTGCTGTTTTTTATGCTTCAGGGATTCAAACTTTCCAAGCTTATAAGCCACTTTTTAAAGGGAGGAAATGAGCTTATGTCGGTTATTATAATGCTATCTTTAATCTGGGCTCTTTCCGCCCTTACAGAGGATATGGGTTTTTCAAAATATATAACAAACAATGTAGAGGGATGGATTCCTCACTTTTTTATAGCTCCGGTGCTGTTTATTATAGGGAGCGTGATCTCTTATTTTATAGGCTCATCGTGGGGCACATGGGGAATGCTCATGCCCCTTGGAATTACGTTAGCGCATAAGGCTGGTGTAAACATACTGCCGGTCATAGGTGCGGTATTTGCCAGCGGAACATTCGGAGCTTTTGCATCGCCTTTGAGCGATAATACGGTTACCCTCTGTACCATGCTTGATATACCTGTAATGGAATATGCCAGGTGGAAACTTAAACCTTCACTGGTTGCAGCCGGCATAACCGTAGTGCTCTTTACTGCGACCGCATTCTTTATTAGATGA